A segment of the Lolium perenne isolate Kyuss_39 chromosome 3, Kyuss_2.0, whole genome shotgun sequence genome:
TCGCTTTGTTCCTTGAAACTCCAGCATCCACATTTATTTTTGCTGATGCAACATGGGGAGGGGTCCAAGTAGGGATAACAGCAACGGGGCTTCTCAGGTTCTTTACTTTCAGCGCCGATCCCTTTATATGATCAAGCTCAGATATAAAATTGTCCACGAAACAAAATGTGCTTAGAGGACTCTGGAAAAGATCTTCGTGGATCGCTTTTCGTCGGGCATGCCAAATTGCCCAGAGAGTGACACACCTCCGTGTAAGCTGGGCATGATCCACTGAATCAATCATCGTGAAAAGCAAGCTCCTTGCATCAGGGTCCTGTGCCTGGCTCATGTGTTCCGTCAGTTCTTCATCAACAAGAGCCCAAACACAACGTGCCATATTACAGTCTAGCAGCGAGTGCCTCCATGAGTCCACTGCACCGCAAATTCCACAGGCGCTTGTGGAGATATGTGACGCCTGTGTAGAAGATCGGACGTCGGCAAGGAATGCTTCGCCAAACGCCACAGGAACATTCGTAACTTGGTAGGAACCTGGATTTTCCACAACCGTGACCAACTATTCTCTACCCCTTTCTGATATGAGACGGTTGCAGTACCCTCCATCCATGCTTCCCGCTTCTCCTTCATGCAGGCAAGCATTCTATAAGCTGAGCGGACAGTGAATACTCCTTTTTTTATCATGGTGCCAAGCCCAGAAATCCGACTGTATACGCGAGCTGAGCGGTATTGCTTTAATCATCTGCACGTCCATGGGAAGAAAAAACATGTCCAGCTTAGTTACGTCCCACTGCCGCGTTGCCTGGTTGATGAAATCAGAGACAAGCTGTGGTGGATCCCTGTTCACGCACGCATACGGCCTGAGTGACCCTTCTCGTGGAATCCAATTGTCATTCCACGGATTTGTGTCGACGCCGGTGCCGATCCGGCGAATTAAACCCTGTTCCAGAACTTCCCTACCATCCATAAGTGCCCGCCAAACCTGTGATGGGTGAGACCCCACCTCAGCTTCCAGGAAATCCGTGTCTGGGAAATAAACTGACTTTAAGATCTTTGCGCTGAGAGTTTCCGGATGTTGAAGAATTCGCCAACCTTGGCATGCTAAGAGAGCCAAGTTGAATATCTCGATGTCACGAAAACCTAGTCCGCCAAGGAACTTCGGCTTCGTCATTTCTTCCCACGCGACCCAACAAGTCTTCCGTTTCCCTTGCTTGCTACCCCACCAGAAATTTCTGATTAAAGAGTTAATGTGTTGGCATAGTCCCCGTGGTAATTTGAAGCATGACATGGAGAAAAGTGGTATTGCTTGTGCCACTGATTTTATAAGAACCTCCTTCCCTCCAGAAGACAAGCACTGCTCTAGCCATCCCTGGACCCTCTTCCATATCCGGTTTTTTAAATATTTGAAAGCACCGTTTAATGATCTTCCCACATCACACTACGGGAAAACTGGTCTCGCACGGCAAAGGATCCTGTACGCCCGGCAAAGGCGTTGCCGTGCgtggacgcacggcaaagaacgccCGGCAAAGCTTCCGACGGCAACGTGGACGTTGCCGTGCGCATCGACGATTTGCACGGCAAaggtctttgccgtgcgcgcgCTGGGCTGCCGTGCGGCAtgctctttgccgtgcgcgtCCACTTTGCCATGCGGGCTAGGGTTTGCCGTGCGCGCCAACGTTGCCGTGCGGCgttctctttgccgtgcgcacagTCGTTGCCGTGCGGCAACTCTGTGCCGTGCAgttggctttgccgtgcgccagcatgccagcacgcacggcaaaggcccctcCAGGCACGCCCCCAGGAGCTCCCAGGTGTACAGGCTGCCGTCACGTGGCTCCTTTGCCGTgtgtgtgcacacggcaaagtgaccaaaagtcctttgccgtgtgcatacacacggcaaagggccCTGTTTTTTTCATGTTTTTGTTGTTTTTTGCATATTCCCTGCATTTCAAAAATAGCATTTGACAATAGATCATATACAACATATAATCTTCAACATATCATCACCAAACACTACGggaacaccacaaatacatcgaACGCACATATCCATGCATACAATGCATTACATAGAGTCCATAGTCCATCCACACAAGTTAAATAGCAATAATGTCCATTATTACAATCCATTACAAGTCCATACAATCCATTACAACAACGACAAGTGCACGACGACCATGgcatcaaccttgtcctcctccattgCTTCCGCCGGCATCATCGTCATTGCCTTGTGACGGATAACCTACAAGGTTGATGGAATTAgcatttgcatttgcatattgaacacttgaacaagtacaagaagcgggttgggcacaagtgTAGGAGGACTCACCGGGGATCATGTTCCGGATGATGTTCGTGTTGTTCACGGTGTAAGGTGTGGTCACCGGGCTCTGAGTGGacggtggcggcatccacggcaaggattaaggaggaagaggaagactccccggtggagaagacagacTGGTCTGGCTCATCAGCCAGTTCATCTGTGCCTGGTGCTGCTGGATgatctgctgctgctgttgcatctgctgcatcatctgtGTCTGGTGCTGCTGGTAGTCCAGAATCTGCTGCTCCATCTGCGCCCtttgctcctgggccgcctgctcctttgctgtcatctccgcctacgttgtgttaccgcgatgtcattaacatttcaatggaaagcatgtaaaggaaaggtagaggcccgaggaagaacatacccgtaaccgctcgacagctagatccgaagccaGTGGCCGGGTCTCTACCTgaggctggccgctcttacgaccacgacggatctggcggagagagggaacagtcgctgggtcgacgcacccgtcaccaagccataggcggccatgcttcatgCCTTCTTccgcaagcaccgcaacctcagggtcaaagtcctcggcctctgggttgGCGCCCTCGTcgtacttctgcttgaacttcGAGACATACGACGTacactgggtctcggattgcgggcTAACCCATATGGACCCCGTCTGAGGATgcggcgtcttcctttgcttcatcttttTGAGCAAGCTAAAGACGTTTAGCTTCGCTCCTGTCCTGACTTCCTGCAAAATAGAACATGTAATTaagtgaagtggcacacccttgcggagttaacaATATATAACGTGAATTGAAAGAATGAAGGAACAATTTGATCACCTCGGCCTGCAtgtgaagagagatggggatgctgccttggatatgcgatccacctcgcatctcttgccacttcagcttgccctcctcgtgcttcttgaggtactgggggcatgtccaccacatgaccatcgccagAAAGCACTTCTCGTCAttgccgacgtactgaggagggttctacatacacaagataaacccattatggtaaaataaactacatgacgataaagaaatcaataacacataaatgcaaatacctgcaggtactgccacggctgcatgagcgtgtcgcgagcgtcctccttagtcatatgaacgaagcggtcggcgtgccagttgcggacgcactgaacacgtgcctcgtagtgcatgccagtcaccctcgtCCTTGCCATctggtgtaggacatcatcgcacgcaaTTTTCCTTAccctcggccctcttgaagtatttctgcaaccatgcacataggtaaaacaaggggcattagtgcaattattgtcaaccaaggagagtgtatgaatggtaagaagtcaaaagtcacgtacccaaaATTTGCTAACAACCACATCCTGCATGCTGGGGTACCTCCCAAGAGGATCTGGCGCGAGCCTGTTGTGCGCCCACCACCAAGCTACGTCGCGGCCACCAGTAGGGAGCTCGACTAGCCCAGGGAAATACCTTCTAAGTAGGCCCCAAGGATGTTCGCGTACCCACGTGGCGgcttctgttggagatatgcccaagaggcaataataaaagtgtttattgttatatcttagtgttcatgataaatgtttacatcccatgctataattgtattaaccggaaacattaatacgtgtgtgttttgtaaacataaaggagtccctagtaagcctcttgttaaactagcttgttgattaatagatgatcatggtttcctgatcatgaacattggatgttattaataacaagatcatatcattaggtgaatgatgtgatggacatacacccatagtaagcgtagcatatgatcaagtcattaagttcgttgtgcttcaagctttaatatgcatagtaacttaatccttcgaccatgagatcatgttaatcacctacaccggatggatgctttgatgacaccaaacactactgcgtaaatgggttgttataaaggtggcattaagtgttcggaaagtatagggttgaggcacttgtatcaatagtgggatttgtccatcctaatgacggatagatatactctgggccctctcggtggaatgatatctaattagcttgcaagcatgtgactggttcacaagcgatatcatatcacggtacgagtaaagagtacttatcggtaacgaggttgaactaggtatggagataccgacgatcaaacttcggataagtaaaatatcgcgagacaaagggaattgttattttatgtgaatggttctttcgatcacgaagtcatcgttgaatatgtgggagctattatggatctccaggtcccgctattagttattgatcggagaggagtctcgatcatgtccgcatagttctcgaaccgtagggtgacacacttaaggtttgatgtcgttttaagtagatatagaatatggaatggagttcgaatgttgttcggagtctcggatgggatccaggacatcacgaggagttccggaatggtccggagaataagattcatatataggaagtcactttccaagtttgaaaatgatccggtgcatttatggaaggcgctagaatgttctagaattttccggaagaaatcaccatggaaggtggagtcccggatggactccaccaaccctaaccagccaaccaagagggaaggtggattccatggtggactccacctccttggccggccaagggagaaggaaagggagaagttccacttcccctaggtttcgccCATATGGaaagttttgaattggggtcttattcgaatcttGGGCAAACCcgtagggattccacctatataatgaggggagagggagggggctggacacaacttcagccgcaccacccaagggcacccaaggccggcgccccaagtgccccctctccccaaaccctagccaccccctcctcCCGTTACTCCcgcggtgcttaggcgaagccctgccggagatctccaccaccaccgccaccacgctgtcgtgctggcgggattccgaggaggatctactacatccgctgcccgctggaacggggagaaggatgtcgtcatcaacaccgtacgtgtgaccgagtgcggaggtgctgcccgattttggcatc
Coding sequences within it:
- the LOC139837488 gene encoding uncharacterized protein, with product MKQRKTPHPQTGSIWVSPQSETQCTSYVSKFKQKYDEGANPEAEDFDPEVAVLAEEGMKHGRLWLGDGCVDPATVPSLRQIRRGRKSGQPQVETRPLASDLAVERLRAEMTAKEQAAQEQRAQMEQQILDYQQHQTQMMQQMQQQQQIIQQHQAQMNWLMSQTSLSSPPGSLPLPP